One Stigmatopora nigra isolate UIUO_SnigA chromosome 1, RoL_Snig_1.1, whole genome shotgun sequence DNA segment encodes these proteins:
- the nid2a gene encoding uncharacterized protein nid2a isoform X7, whose protein sequence is MFPYGTTSGDSLLEEGDDETSKVLYLPKPFYFYDTPFSQLYVATNGIISAQDLPMEKQYVDDGFPTDFPVVAPFLADMDTSGGRGQIYYRVTETPSVLNRVAQQVHRGFPDAKFTPTHAVVATWENVAAYEEPTRTSGGAANKFNTFQAVIGYDETDSYVLFLYPEHGLNFFGTRPKESYNVEIELDARVGFSRGEITYLIFSRTEGPYYSVTSNEQSIKHLDKIGNTGIPGVWLFHTGNRYSFDNIVPASIDGLLATPAPGEHGHSLGATTPEYHDFEEYSYKGNLDLSHQEEENPFPVAVEDQEFQPVLANESLQPGSSDLPIVESQVSRGREDSPLTSEPRISPEVVERQYAPPSSQEANPDGGAQWSGEQQPQAHVEGGDLNPARRNEPPLSPGGHVVSVEEDVDFDTGVIHYTTENKETCARFQQQCSQNAFCSDYATGFCCHCRPGFYGNGRHCLPDAAPQRVSGKLSGTVTVGSTPVDLNNIDLHAYIVVGDGRAYTAVSEIPEPLGWALMPVAPIGELFGWLFALELPNSQAGFKTAGAEFTRRAELVFYPGNQRLSITQTGRGLDDHNHFTVDTVLSGGVPFLSPASEVTMEPFKETYHYYPSVATSSSVREYTVVSPDRGSETFSFQLKQNITYRDCRHGNRALPVETLQITMERVFVMYVKEERILRYAITNKISPVGAGLIAPELVNPCYDGTHDCDTTAQCIPLQDKAFQCRCGTGYRGDGHNCYDVDECAESLLTCGAHSQCINLAGSHRCQCQNGYEFGFDGRTCVDRDECSSSPCHINARCSNSLGSFHCQCQNGFDGDGFFCSQQGQTAITKSLCEQHRDNPQNVPEHDGQPSVGLFIPQCNSDGSYRPLQCHGSTGHCWCVDHIGQERDGTRTPPGMTPTDCDRHAGQPQQPKTQCEHHRDSVQTTSPEGFPLVGVFVPQCDTNGKYTSQQCHGSSGHCWCVDSQGQERPGTRSSPATTPIDCERSDERPKTHCEHLRESGQTQSSDGYPPVGALVPQCDANGQFSPLQCHGSTGHCWCVDSHGQERPGTRTSPGEQPTDCGKADEPTHTKTHCEHHRDSLQTNHPEGYPPVGAFVPQCDANGNYMPRQCHGSTGHCWCVDSQGQERPNTRTPPGTTAIDCDQPVPVNPKSHCEQHRDNVQTTSPEGFPIVGAFVPQCDSNGHYTPLQCHGSTGHCWCVDSQGQERPGSRTSPGTTPTDCANQDGTGRPKSHCEQYRDSVQTTSPEGYPLVGAFVPQCDANGQYTPQQCHGSSGHCWCVDNRGEERSGTRTPPGITPTDCEKPEGPKSHCELHRDGIQTTNPEGFPLVGAFVPQCDANGAYTPQQCHSSTGHCWCVDNQGQERPGTRSPPGTTPFDCTQTALERPKSHCELHRDGIQTTSQEGFPLVGAFVPQCDANGEYTPQQCHGSTGHCWCVDNQGQESPGTRSSPGATPFDCRNTEPPKSHCERHRDSVQTTSPEGYPILGVFVPQCDANGLYIPQQCHGSTGHCWCVDSQGQERPGTRIPPGTTPVDCERLDERPKTHCEHHRDTVKTTSSEGYPLVGAFVPQCDINGLYTSQQCHGSTGHCWCVDSQGQERPGTRTPPGTTPVDCERRDEHPKTHCEQHRERVQTTDSEGYPLVGAFVPHCDNNGQYTPQQCHGSTGHCWCVDGQGQERPGSRTPPGTTPFDCERLDERPKTHCEQHRERVQTTSSEGYPLVGAFVPQCDTHGQYTQQQCHGSTGHCWCVDSQGQERPGTRTSPGTTPFDCDRPERPKTHCEQHRERLQTTSSEGYPLVGAFVPECDTNGLYKNQQCHGSTGHCWCVDSQGQERPGSRTSPGTTPFDCDRPDKSPDERPKTHCEHHRDSVHTTSPEGYPLVGAFVPQCDTHGQYTSQQCHGSSGHCWCVDNQGQERPGTRTPPGTTPIDCERRDERPKTHCEHHRDRAHTSSSDGYPLAGIFVPQCDANGQYTPQQCHGSIGQCWCVDLNGQERAGTRSQDGFSPLDCDKTEVINSNDASLTVYVVPTERPESVCERWRSSLMEHYGGKPEPQQYLPQCEPDGQFSPVQCYGETNYCWCVDQDGREVPGTRSNDVVKPACLPSVAPPIVLPPPRPDVTPPPNADVTLLYAQGQKIGAIPLNGSRLDTSQSRTLLTLHGSIVVGLSYDCKQNQVYWTDLSARTINRALLVPGAEPEILINSNLVSPEGLAVDVNRRLMFWVDSNPDLIERSNLDGSDRKILFDTDLVNPRAIIVVSSTGSLYWTDWNREAPKIESASVDGRNRRVVVSDGIGLPNALTYDYSSGHICWADAGTKRLECIMPDSSGRRVINPGLNYPFSMVYHRNHFYYTDWRRDGVITVSKHDGKLTDEYLPEQRSHLYGIAIATSHCLSGTH, encoded by the exons ATGTTCCCCTATGGCACAACAAGTGGAGATTCACTTTTGGAAGAAGGAGACGATGAAACGTCCAAAGTTTTATATCTGCCCAAACCCTTCTACTTCTACGACACCCCCTTCTCTCAGCTTTAT GTGGCCACCAACGGGATCATCTCAGCTCAGGATTTGCCGATGGAGAAGCAGTACGTTGACGATGGCTTCCCCACGGATTTCCCGGTGGTGGCGCCATTTCTGGCTGATATGGACACGAGTGGAGGCCGAGGACAGATTTATTACAGGGTGACTGAAACGCCCAGCGTGCTCAATAGAGTGGCCCAG CAAGTTCATCGAGGGTTTCCGGATGCCAAATTCACACCCACCCACGCTGTGGTGGCCACATGGGAGAATGTGGCTGCATATGAGGAGCCAACTAGAACCAGTGGAGGGGCTGCAAACAAG TTCAACACTTTCCAGGCGGTGATTGGTTACGATGAAACCGACTCGTACGTTCTGTTCCTCTACCCAGAACACGGCCTGAACTTCTTTGGGACAAGACCCAAG GAGTCTTACAACGTAGAGATAGAGCTTGACGCTCGGGTTGGGTTCAGCCGAGGAGAAATAACCTATCTGATTTTTTCCCGAACGGAGGGACCTTACTACAGTGTGACCAGCAATGAGCAGAGCATCAAACATCTGGACAA GATTGGTAACACAGGAATTCCAGGTGTTTGGCTATTTCACACTGGGAATCGctattcttttgacaacattgtcccTGCATCTATTGATGGTCTCCTTGCAACACCTGCCCCAGGAGAACACGGCCATTCTTTG GGTGCCACAACCCCCGAGTATCATGACTTTGAAGAGTACTCATACAAAGGTAACCTTGACCTTTCTCATCAAGAGGAGGAAAATCCTTTCCCTGTGGCTGTTGAAGATCAGGAATTCCAGCCAGTGCTCGCTAATGAATCCCTCCAGCCAGGAAGCTCCGACCTTCCTATAGTAGAATCTCAGGTCTCTCGTGGTCGTGAAGATTCACCATTGACCTCTGAACCCAGGATCAGTCCAGAGGTAGTGGAGAGGCAGTATGCACCACCATCTTCTCAGGAGGCCAACCCAGATGGAGGTGCTCAATGGTCTGGGGAGCAGCAACCACAG GCTCATGTGGAGGGAGGAGATTTGAACCCCGCTCGTAGAAATGAGCCGCCACTGTCCCCTGGAGGTCATGTGGTCAGTGTGGAGGAAGATGTTGACTTTGACACAGGAG TGATTCATTACACCACTGAGAATAAGGAAACATGTGCAAG ATTCCAGCAACAGTGCTCTCAGAATGCATTTTGTTCGGACTACGCCACGGGTTTCTGTTGTCACTGTCGACCGGGCTTTTACGGAAATGGCCGCCACTGTCTGCCTGATG CGGCTCCCCAGCGCGTCAGTGGCAAGCTCAGCGGAACTGTGACCGTTGGTTCGACTCCTGTGGATCTGAACAACATCGACCTGCATGCTTACATTGTGGTGGGAGATGGGAGAGCTTACACAGCTGTCAGTGAG ATTCCCGAGCCATTGGGCTGGGCCTTGATGCCGGTTGCGCCGATCGGAGAGCTGTTCGGGTGGTTGTTTGCGCTGGAGCTGCCTAACAGTCAAGCAGGATTCAAAACAGCAG GGGCTGAATTCACTCGCCGCGCCGAGCTTGTTTTTTACCCCGGAAACCAGCGGTTGTCAATCACTCAGACAGGACGAGGCCTCGATGACCACAACCACTTCACTGTGGATACCGTGCTCAGTGGCGGAGTACCTTTCCTATCTCCGGCCTCTGAAGTGACCATGGAACCATTTAAGGAGACATACCATTACTACCCATCAG TTGCCACTTCTAGCTCCGTGAGGGAGTATACCGTGGTCTCACCAGATCGGGGATCCGAAACCTTTTCGTTCCAATTGAAACAGAACATCACCTACCGCGACTGTAGACATGGCAACCGGGCTCTGCCTGTGGAGACCCTGCAGATTACTATGGAGAGAGTGTTTGTGATGTATGTGAAGGAGGAGCGAATCCTGAGATACGCCATCACCAACAAGATCAGCCCAGTCGGAG CGGGTTTGATAGCACCAGAACTGGTAAACCCATGCTATGATGGAACCCACGACTGCGACACAACTGCCCAGTGCATCCCACTACAGGACAAAGCTTTCCAATGCCGATGTGGAACTGGTTACAGAGGGGATGGACACAACTGTTACG ATGTTGACGAGTGTGCAGAGAGTTTGCTGACATGTGGTGCTCATTCGCAATGCATCAACTTAGCGGGGAGTCATCGCTGCCAGTGTCAGAACGGCTATGAATTTGGCTTTGATGGACGTACATGTGTTG ACAGGGATGAATGCAGTTCTTCTCCATGCCACATCAACGCAAGATGCAGCAACAGTTTAGGCTCATTCCATTGTCAGTGCCAGAATGGCTTTGATGGAGACGGGTTTTTCTGCTCCCAACAAG GACAGACAGCTATTACTAAAAGCCTGTGTGAGCAGCATAGGGACAATCCACAGAATGTGCCTGAGCACGATGGTCAACCGTCTGTTGGGCTTTTCATCCCTCAATGTAACTCTGATGGAAGCTACAGACCACTGCAG TGCCATGGCTCTACTGGACATTGTTGGTGTGTTGACCATATAGGGCAAGAGAGAGATGGAACCCGGACTCCTCCTGGTATGACACCAACAGACTGTGATAGACATG CAGGGCAACCGCAACAACCTAAAACACAATGTGAGCACCACAGAGACAGTGTACAGACCACTAGTCCAGAGGGTTTTCCTCTGGTGGGAGTGTTTGTACCACAGTGTGATACAAATGGGAAGTATACATCTCAGCAA TGTCACGGCTCTTCTGGACACTGTTGGTGTGTGGACAGCCAGGGACAGGAAAGACCTGGAACAAGAAGCTCACCTGCTACAACACCAATTGACTGTGAAAGATCAG ATGAACGTCCTAAAACCCACTGTGAACACCTTAGAGAAAGCGGACAGACTCAAAGTTCAGATGGTTATCCACCTGTGGGAGCCTTGGTACCTCAGTGTGACGCTAATGGACAATTTTCACCACTGCAG TGTCATGGCTCAACTGGGCATTGTTGGTGTGTGGACAGCCATGGACAGGAAAGACCTGGAACCAGAACTTCACCTGGTGAACAACCCACAGACTGTGGCAAAGCAG ATGAACCTACTCATACAAAAACCCACTGCGAGCATCACAGAGACAGTTTACAGACCAACCATCCAGAGGGTTATCCTCCAGTAGGAGCTTTTGTGCCACAGTGTGATGCAAATGGAAATTATATGCCACGACAG TGCCACGGCTCTACTGGACATTGTTGGTGTGTGGACAGCCAAGGACAAGAAAGACCAAATACCCGAACTCCTCCTGGTACAACCGCAATTGACTGTGACCAACCAG TTCCAGTGAATCCTAAAAGCCACTGTGAGCAACACAGAGACAATGTGCAGACCACCAGTCCAGAGGGTTTTCCAATAGTTGGAGCTTTTGTACCTCAGTGTGATTCCAATGGACATTACACACCTTTACAG TGTCATGGCTCTACTGGACACTGTTGGTGTGTCGACAGTCAAGGACAGGAACGACCTGGATCAAGAACTTCACCTGGCACTACACCCACTGACTGTGCCAACCAAG ATGGAACAGGACGCCCTAAAAGCCATTGTGAGCAGTACAGAGACAGCGTGCAGACCACCAGTCCAGAAGGCTATCCACTTGTGGGAGCCTTTGTTCCTCAATGCGACGCTAACGGACAGTACACTCCTCAGCAG TGTCACGGTTCTAGTGGACATTGTTGGTGTGTGGACAACAGAGGGGAAGAAAGATCTGGTACTAGAACCCCTCCTGGTATAACACCCACTGACTGTGAAAAACCAG aagGTCCGAAAAGTCACTGTGAGTTGCACAGAGACGGTATACAGACCACAAATCCAGAGGGTTTTCCATTGGTTGGAGCCTTTGTACCACAGTGTGACGCTAATGGAGCGTACACTCCTCAACAG TGTCACAGTTCCACTGGGCATTGTTGGTGTGTGGACAACCAAGGACAAGAAAGACCTGGTACTAGAAGTCCTCCGGGCACAACACCCTTCGACTGTACACAAACAG CTTTAGAACGCCCTAAAAGTCACTGTGAGTTGCACAGAGACGGTATACAGACCACAAGTCAAGAGGGTTTTCCATTGGTTGGAGCCTTTGTACCACAGTGTGACGCTAATGGAGAGTACACTCCTCAACAG TGTCACGGTTCCACTGGGCATTGTTGGTGTGTGGACAACCAAGGACAAGAAAGCCCTGGTACTAGAAGTTCTCCAGGTGCAACACCCTTCGACTGTAGAAATACAG AACCTCCTAAAAGCCACTGTGAGAGGCACAGAGACAGTGTACAGACCACTAGTCCGGAGGGTTATCCCATATTGGGAGTCTTTGTACCTCAATGTGATGCTAATGGACTCTATATTCCTCAACAG TGTCATGGATCTACTGGACATTGTTGGTGTGTGGACAGCCAAGGACAAGAAAGACCTGGAACCAGAATTCCCCCTGGCACAACACCAGTTGACTGTGAGAGGCTGG ATGAACGTCCTAAAACCCATTGTGAACACCACAGAGACACTGTAAAAACCACTAGTTCTGAAGGCTATCCTTTAGTAGGTGCATTCGTTCCTCAGTGTGATATTAATGGACTCTACACATCTCAGCAG tgtcatGGCTCTACTGGACATTGTTGGTGTGTGGACAGCCAAGGACAGGAAAGACCTGGAACCAGAACCCCTCCTGGGACAACACCAGTTGACTGTGAGAGACGAG ATGAGCATCCTAAAACACACTGTGAACAGCACCGGGAGCGTGTACAGACCACCGATTCTGAAGGATATCCATTAGTCGGAGCATTTGTACCTCACTGTGATAATAATGGACAGTACACACCTCAGCAG tgtCATGGCTCGACTGGACATTGTTGGTGTGTGGACGGCCAAGGACAGGAAAGACCTGGAAGCAGAACTCCACCTGGCACAACACCCTTTGACTGTGAAAGActgg ATGAACGGCCTAAAACCCACTGTGAACAGCACCGAGAGCGTGTACAGACCACCAGTTCTGAAGGATATCCATTAGTTGGAGCCTTTGTACCTCAGTGTGATACTCATGgacagtatacacaacaacag tgtcaTGGCTCTACTGGACATTGTTGGTGTGTGGACAGCCAAGGACAGGAAAGACCTGGAACCAGAACTTCACCTGGCACAACACCCTTTGACTGTGACAGACCGG AACGTCCTAAAACCCATTGTGAACAACACCGAGAGCGTTTACAGACGACCAGTTCTGAAGGATATCCTTTAGTTGGAGCTTTTGTACCTGAGTGCGATACAAATGGACTATACAAAAATCAACAG TGTCATGGCTCTACTGGACATTGTTGGTGTGTGGACAGCCAAGGACAGGAAAGACCTGGATCCAGAACTTCACCTGGCACAACACCCTTTGACTGCGATAGACCAG ATAAATCTCCAGATGAACGTCCGAAAACCCACTGTGAACACCACAGGGACAGTGTACACACCACCAGTCCGGAAGGATATCCATTAGTTGGAGCCTTCGTACCCCAGTGTGATACTCATGGACAGTATACATCACAACAA TGTCATGGTTCTTCTGGACATTGTTGGTGTGTGGACAACCAGGGACAAGAAAGACCTGGAACCAGAACTCCCCCTGGCACAACACCCATTGACTGTGAGCGACGAG ATGAACGTCCTAAAACACACTGTGAACACCACAGGGACCGTGCACATACCTCCAGTTCAGACGGTTATCCTCTCGCTGGTATCTTTGTACCTCAGTGTGATGCTAATGGACAGTACACTCCTCAACAG TGCCATGGTTCCATTGGGCAGTGTTGGTGTGTGGACCTCAATGGTCAAGAGAGAGCTGGAACCAGATCTCAAGATGGCTTTTCTCCTCTAGATTGTGACAAGACTG AGGTGATCAACTCAAATGATGCATCTCTCACAGTCTACGTAGTTCCGACTGAACGTCCCGAGAGTGTATGTGAGCGATGGAGGAGCAGTTTAATGGAGCACTACGGTGGGAAGCCAGAGCCACAACAGTACCTACCCCAGTGTGAGCCAGATGGACAATTCAG TCCAGTCCAGTGCTATGGGGAGACCAACTATTGTTGGTGTGTGGACCAGGATGGGCGAGAAGTTCCTGGAACCAGGTCTAATGACGTCGTCAAGCCTGCAT GCCTTCCCTCAGTGGCCCCACCAATCGTGCTCCCGCCACCCCGTCCAGATGTAACTCCTCCCCCTAATGCCGATGTAACATTGCTGTATGCCCAGGGACAAAAGATAGGAGCAATTCCTCTCAACGGGAGCAGATTAGATACAAGCCAGTCCAGAACACTACTGACTCTACAT